From Thermomonas sp. XSG, one genomic window encodes:
- a CDS encoding Maf family nucleotide pyrophosphatase produces MLHLASRSPRRAELLARLGLEFGILDLDVPEQRGGTEPAADYVRRVAREKAGAGLLEVVAVPGAVVLGSDTEVILGDRVFGKPADAVDAAGMLRALSGRTHEVLTAVSLVSAGREAQAAVLTRVTVETLSDDAIARYLACGEWQGKAGAYAIQGRFEAHVQRLDGSYSGVMGLPLHETAGLLRQFGLLP; encoded by the coding sequence ATGCTGCATCTTGCCTCGCGTTCGCCCCGCCGCGCCGAACTGCTGGCCCGCCTCGGGCTGGAATTCGGCATCCTCGATCTCGATGTTCCCGAACAGCGGGGGGGCACCGAGCCCGCCGCCGACTACGTGCGCCGGGTCGCCCGCGAAAAGGCCGGCGCGGGGTTGCTGGAAGTGGTGGCGGTGCCGGGCGCGGTGGTGTTGGGCTCCGATACCGAGGTCATCCTCGGTGATCGCGTGTTCGGCAAGCCGGCCGATGCCGTCGATGCGGCCGGGATGCTGCGCGCGCTGTCCGGCCGCACCCACGAGGTGCTGACCGCCGTGTCGCTGGTCTCGGCCGGGCGCGAAGCGCAGGCCGCGGTGCTGACCCGGGTGACCGTGGAGACGCTGTCGGACGATGCCATCGCCCGCTACCTGGCCTGCGGCGAATGGCAGGGCAAGGCCGGGGCCTACGCCATCCAGGGCCGCTTCGAGGCGCATGTGCAGCGGCTGGACGGCAGTTATTCCGGGGTCATGGGCCTGCCGCTGCACGAAACCGCAGGCTTGCTGCGCCAGTTCGGGCTGCTGCCATGA
- a CDS encoding SIMPL domain-containing protein (The SIMPL domain is named for its presence in mouse protein SIMPL (signalling molecule that associates with mouse pelle-like kinase). Bacterial member BP26, from Brucella, was shown to assemble into a channel-like structure, while YggE from E. coli has been associated with resistance to oxidative stress.) — protein sequence MMTLRPLFLALALATALPMTANAQTPADVGAAAQAGTLLSVSASAEASRTPDIATISTGVVTQAADANGAMRDNAGQMDKVMAALRAAGIAARDIQTSGINLNPQYKYVENMPPAIVGYQASNTVNVKVRELTKLGKVLDALVAQGANQINGPSFGIDKPEAALDEARVAAVKKAQAQAQTYADALGLKIRRIVSISEGGAGLPRPPMPMLRAMSADAGYAKETAVAPGESSVSVSVEMVFELGR from the coding sequence ATCATGACCCTGCGCCCGCTGTTCCTTGCCCTCGCCCTTGCCACGGCCCTGCCCATGACCGCCAACGCCCAGACCCCTGCCGATGTCGGCGCCGCCGCGCAGGCTGGCACGCTGCTGTCGGTGTCCGCCAGCGCCGAGGCCAGCCGCACGCCGGACATCGCCACCATTTCCACCGGCGTGGTGACCCAGGCCGCCGATGCCAACGGGGCGATGCGCGACAACGCCGGCCAGATGGACAAGGTGATGGCGGCGCTGCGTGCGGCCGGGATCGCCGCGCGCGACATCCAGACCAGCGGGATCAACCTCAATCCGCAGTACAAGTACGTGGAGAACATGCCGCCGGCCATCGTCGGCTACCAGGCCAGCAACACGGTCAACGTGAAAGTCCGCGAGCTGACCAAGCTGGGCAAGGTGCTGGACGCGCTGGTGGCGCAGGGCGCCAACCAGATCAACGGGCCCAGCTTCGGCATCGACAAGCCGGAGGCGGCGCTCGACGAAGCCCGCGTCGCTGCGGTCAAGAAAGCGCAGGCACAGGCGCAGACCTATGCCGACGCGCTGGGCCTGAAGATCCGGCGGATCGTCAGCATCAGCGAAGGCGGCGCCGGCCTGCCGCGCCCGCCGATGCCGATGCTGCGTGCGATGTCGGCCGATGCCGGCTACGCCAAGGAAACCGCGGTGGCGCCGGGCGAAAGCTCGGTGTCGGTCAGCGTAGAGATGGTGTTCGAACTCGGCCGCTGA
- a CDS encoding energy transducer TonB gives MIHASVPAQVPSHASRLQPDPARILTLSGTFALNLLVFGLLLVPVALPPPAVLTPSRPNMAIRDIVKPPEPVVVDIVPIQPPRPTTSAPKLERQRLAPPTRDAGATAVITDTGSEPVADAIADTSDIAPPRGDIGPAGGPAPMQLAYRNAPAPAYPRIALQRQWSGIVLLHVLVDVDGRPLDVGIARSSGHRELDEAARQQVLKRWSFQPAIRDGAPVQAIGLVPVEFSLRH, from the coding sequence ATGATTCACGCATCCGTCCCTGCTCAAGTCCCTTCGCACGCATCCCGGCTGCAGCCGGATCCGGCGCGCATCCTCACCCTGAGCGGCACCTTCGCGCTCAACCTGCTGGTGTTCGGCCTGCTGCTGGTGCCGGTGGCACTGCCGCCCCCGGCCGTGCTGACGCCCAGCAGGCCGAACATGGCGATCCGCGACATCGTCAAGCCACCGGAGCCGGTCGTCGTCGACATCGTGCCGATCCAGCCGCCGCGTCCGACCACGTCTGCACCCAAGCTTGAGCGCCAGCGCCTGGCCCCGCCCACCCGCGATGCCGGCGCCACCGCCGTGATCACCGATACCGGCAGCGAGCCGGTCGCGGATGCCATCGCCGACACCAGCGATATCGCGCCGCCCCGCGGTGACATCGGACCCGCCGGCGGCCCGGCGCCGATGCAGCTGGCCTACCGCAATGCCCCGGCGCCGGCGTATCCGCGCATCGCGCTGCAGCGGCAGTGGAGCGGTATCGTGCTGCTGCACGTGCTGGTGGACGTGGACGGCCGTCCGCTGGACGTGGGCATCGCCCGCAGCAGTGGCCACCGCGAGCTGGACGAAGCCGCACGCCAGCAGGTGCTCAAGCGCTGGAGCTTCCAACCGGCCATCCGCGACGGCGCGCCGGTGCAGGCCATCGGGCTGGTGCCGGTGGAGTTCAGCCTGCGCCACTGA
- a CDS encoding GlsB/YeaQ/YmgE family stress response membrane protein codes for MFDGILGYIFGGLVIGLLARMVKPGADAMGWIMTILLGILGAFVGGWAATRFGLGGLMTWVVAIAAAITLLFIYEAARKKKV; via the coding sequence ATGTTCGACGGCATCCTCGGTTACATCTTCGGCGGCCTGGTCATCGGCCTGCTGGCGCGCATGGTCAAACCCGGTGCAGACGCCATGGGCTGGATCATGACGATCCTGCTTGGCATCCTCGGCGCCTTCGTCGGCGGCTGGGCCGCCACGCGCTTCGGGCTGGGCGGGCTGATGACCTGGGTAGTCGCCATTGCCGCGGCGATCACCCTGCTGTTCATCTACGAGGCTGCGCGCAAGAAGAAGGTCTGA
- a CDS encoding assimilatory sulfite reductase (NADPH) flavoprotein subunit: protein MSHAAAPLPSPLTGDQGALLSRFVEGADGGALLWASGYLAGAARALTPTALAIAAPALAPQPATIIYGSQTGNARRTAEALHAQLRDAGLPARLLRADAYPLRELGNESLLYLVISTQGEGDPPDDAIGFAEFLHGKRAPKLPQLKYAVLGLGDSSYADFCGIARKLDARLAELGAARVQALGEADLEIDTVAAPWREAALGHARELLKPTPAAHLATVTPLRPHAAPAWSQDRPFPAELLANQPLSGREFKGTGFRRYAAPDKDVRHIELSLGGSGLHYEPGDALGIRHRNPDALVDTVLAATRLDGDSEVEHDGESLPLSRWLAERRELTRLAKPVLAALAERANARELAQLLEPGNSGLATLLNDHQLIDALRRWPADWDAAALVAALRPQVRRLYSIASSRKRVGDEAHLTLDVLRYHAHGFDHLGAASGFLAALEEGAQLPVYIEPNERFRVPADASRDIIMVGPGTGVAPFRGFVQERAETGASGRNWLFFGARHFNTGFLYQTEWQDALQKGELHRLELAFSRDQAERIHVQQRLREQGRDVFDWLQGGAHLYVCGAIDMGKDVHAALLEIVREHGGGDAEAAADYLSNLQREGRYSRDVY from the coding sequence ATGTCGCACGCTGCCGCTCCATTGCCTTCGCCGCTCACCGGCGACCAGGGCGCGCTGCTGTCCCGGTTTGTCGAAGGCGCCGACGGCGGCGCCCTGCTGTGGGCCTCGGGCTATCTGGCCGGGGCGGCCCGCGCACTCACCCCCACCGCGCTTGCCATCGCCGCGCCGGCGCTTGCGCCCCAGCCCGCAACCATCATCTACGGCAGCCAGACCGGCAACGCCCGTCGCACCGCCGAAGCGCTGCACGCGCAGCTGCGGGACGCTGGCCTTCCTGCGCGGCTGCTGCGCGCCGACGCCTATCCGCTGCGTGAGCTGGGCAACGAATCGCTGCTGTACCTCGTCATCAGCACCCAGGGCGAAGGCGACCCGCCGGACGATGCCATCGGCTTCGCCGAATTCCTGCACGGCAAGCGCGCACCCAAGCTGCCGCAGCTGAAGTACGCGGTGCTGGGACTGGGCGACTCGTCCTATGCCGACTTCTGCGGCATCGCCCGCAAGCTGGATGCGCGGCTGGCCGAACTCGGCGCCGCGCGCGTGCAGGCGCTGGGCGAGGCCGACCTAGAGATCGACACCGTCGCTGCGCCCTGGCGTGAAGCCGCGTTGGGCCACGCTCGCGAACTGCTCAAGCCCACGCCGGCCGCGCACCTGGCCACGGTCACCCCGCTGCGCCCGCATGCCGCGCCGGCGTGGTCGCAGGACCGACCCTTCCCCGCCGAGCTGCTGGCCAACCAGCCACTGAGCGGACGCGAGTTCAAGGGCACCGGATTCCGTCGCTACGCCGCGCCGGACAAGGACGTGCGTCACATCGAACTGTCGCTGGGGGGCAGTGGCCTGCACTACGAACCCGGCGATGCGCTGGGCATCCGCCACCGCAATCCCGATGCGCTGGTCGACACGGTGCTCGCGGCCACCCGCTTGGACGGGGATAGCGAGGTCGAACACGACGGCGAGTCGCTGCCGCTGTCGCGCTGGCTGGCCGAGCGGCGCGAGCTGACCCGGCTGGCCAAGCCCGTGCTGGCCGCGCTGGCCGAACGCGCGAATGCACGGGAGTTGGCGCAGCTGCTGGAACCCGGCAACAGCGGACTGGCCACGCTCCTGAACGACCACCAGCTCATCGACGCACTCCGCCGCTGGCCGGCCGACTGGGACGCTGCGGCGCTGGTCGCCGCCCTGCGCCCGCAGGTGCGCCGGCTGTATTCGATCGCCTCTAGCCGCAAGCGCGTTGGCGACGAGGCCCACCTCACCCTAGACGTGCTGCGCTACCACGCGCACGGCTTCGATCACCTCGGCGCGGCCAGCGGCTTTCTCGCGGCGCTGGAGGAAGGCGCACAGCTGCCGGTCTACATCGAGCCGAACGAGCGCTTCCGCGTCCCCGCCGACGCCAGCCGCGACATCATCATGGTCGGCCCCGGCACCGGCGTCGCCCCGTTCCGCGGCTTCGTGCAGGAGCGCGCCGAAACCGGCGCATCGGGCCGCAACTGGCTGTTCTTCGGCGCCCGTCATTTCAACACCGGCTTCCTCTACCAGACCGAGTGGCAGGACGCGCTGCAGAAAGGCGAACTGCACCGCCTCGAGCTCGCGTTCTCGCGTGACCAGGCCGAACGCATCCATGTCCAGCAGCGCCTGCGCGAGCAGGGCCGCGACGTCTTCGACTGGCTGCAGGGCGGCGCACACCTGTACGTCTGCGGCGCTATCGACATGGGCAAGGACGTGCATGCCGCGCTGCTGGAGATCGTGCGCGAACACGGCGGCGGCGACGCCGAAGCGGCGGCGGACTACCTGTCGAACCTGCAACGCGAAGGACGCTACAGCCGCGATGTGTACTGA